From a region of the Rhodococcus sp. 4CII genome:
- the ipdA gene encoding cholesterol ring-cleaving hydrolase subunit IpdA, whose product MANKRDKRMSLDDAVGELRSGMTIGIGGWGSRRKPMALVRALLRSDVTDLTVVTYGGPDLGLLCSAGKVRKAYYGFVSLDSAPFYDPWFAKARTAGDIEVREMDEGMVKCGLEAAAARLPFLPIRAGLGSDVRNFWGDELRTVTSPYPDASGKSETLIAMPALNLDAALVHLNLGDKHGNAAYTGVDPYFDDLYCAAAEKRFVSVERVVETEELVKTVPLQNLILNRMMVDGVVEAPNGAHFTLAGDSYGRDEKFQRHYAEAAKTPEAWQQFVDTYLSGSEDDYQAAVKTFAEESQA is encoded by the coding sequence ATGGCGAACAAGCGCGACAAGAGGATGTCGCTCGACGACGCCGTCGGGGAACTCCGCAGCGGAATGACCATCGGCATCGGCGGCTGGGGTTCGCGCCGCAAACCGATGGCGCTGGTCCGGGCGTTGCTGCGCTCGGACGTCACCGACCTCACCGTCGTCACCTACGGCGGCCCCGACCTGGGGCTGTTGTGCTCGGCGGGCAAGGTCAGGAAGGCGTACTACGGTTTCGTGTCCCTCGACTCCGCCCCGTTCTACGACCCGTGGTTCGCGAAGGCGCGCACCGCAGGCGACATCGAGGTCCGCGAGATGGACGAGGGCATGGTCAAGTGCGGACTCGAGGCGGCCGCCGCCCGGCTGCCGTTCCTGCCGATCCGCGCCGGGCTCGGCTCCGACGTCCGGAATTTCTGGGGCGACGAACTGCGCACCGTCACCTCCCCGTACCCGGACGCATCCGGCAAATCGGAAACCCTGATCGCGATGCCGGCCCTGAATCTCGATGCCGCCCTGGTGCATCTGAACCTCGGCGACAAGCACGGCAACGCCGCCTACACCGGGGTCGACCCCTACTTCGACGACCTGTACTGCGCGGCGGCCGAGAAGCGGTTCGTCTCCGTCGAGCGGGTGGTCGAGACCGAAGAGCTGGTGAAAACCGTTCCGCTGCAGAATCTCATCCTCAACCGGATGATGGTCGACGGCGTCGTGGAGGCCCCGAACGGCGCCCATTTCACCCTCGCAGGCGACAGCTACGGCCGCGACGAGAAGTTCCAGCGCCACTACGCCGAAGCGGCGAAGACCCCCGAGGCGTGGCAGCAATTCGTCGACACCTACCTGTCCGGCAGCGAAGACGACTATCAGGCGGCCGTGAAGACATTTGCAGAGGAGT
- the echA20 gene encoding (7aS)-7a-methyl-1,5-dioxo-2,3,5,6,7,7a-hexahydro-1H-indene-carboxyl-CoA hydrolase, producing MGIRSETDPGGITTVTVDYPPVNAIPSRGWFELADAILAAGRNPDTHVVILRAEGRGFNAGVDIKEMQATDGYGALVDANRGCAAAFAAVYDCAVPVVVAVNGFCVGGGIGLVGNADVIVASDDAVFGLPEVDRGALGAATHLARLVPQHMMRTLYYTAQNVTAQQLQHFGSVYEVVPREELDDTARDIAAKIAAKDTRVIRCAKEAINGIDPVDVKTSYRLEQGYTFELNLAGISDEHRDEFVETGRPRSNSNNRKG from the coding sequence GTGGGAATTCGGAGCGAGACAGATCCGGGGGGCATCACCACGGTCACCGTCGACTACCCGCCCGTGAACGCCATCCCGTCCCGGGGCTGGTTCGAGTTGGCCGACGCCATCCTGGCCGCGGGCCGGAACCCGGACACCCACGTGGTGATCCTCCGGGCGGAGGGGCGCGGGTTCAACGCCGGCGTCGACATCAAGGAGATGCAGGCCACCGACGGCTACGGCGCGCTGGTCGACGCCAACCGGGGCTGCGCGGCCGCGTTCGCCGCCGTCTACGACTGCGCCGTCCCCGTCGTCGTCGCGGTCAACGGATTCTGCGTCGGCGGCGGAATCGGTCTGGTCGGCAATGCCGACGTGATCGTGGCGTCCGACGACGCCGTCTTCGGACTTCCCGAGGTCGACCGCGGGGCGCTCGGCGCCGCCACACACCTCGCCCGCCTCGTCCCCCAGCACATGATGCGCACCCTGTACTACACCGCGCAGAACGTCACCGCCCAGCAGTTGCAGCACTTCGGGTCGGTGTACGAGGTGGTGCCGCGGGAGGAACTCGACGACACCGCCCGCGACATCGCTGCCAAGATCGCCGCCAAGGACACCCGCGTGATCCGCTGCGCCAAGGAAGCCATCAACGGCATCGACCCCGTCGACGTGAAGACCAGTTACCGCCTCGAGCAGGGCTACACCTTCGAACTCAACCTCGCCGGGATCTCGGACGAGCACCGCGACGAATTCGTCGAAACCGGCAGGCCCCGCTCCAACTCGAACAACAGGAAAGGCTGA
- a CDS encoding SDR family oxidoreductase, with protein METGSNMTGSVVLVTGGVRGVGAGISRTFLRAGATVIACARRPGDNPVEVDGRAVEFLPCDIRDPEQVQGLVDRIVERHGRLDVLVNNAGGAPFALAADASPKFHSKIVELNLLAPLLVSQVANAVMQQQDSGGAIVNISSVSGSRPSPGTAAYGAAKAGVDSLTTSLAVEWAPKVRVNSVIVGLVRTELAHLHYGDDAGIAAVGATVPLGRMACPEDVGNSAVFLASPLAAYVSGSTLTVHGGGERPAFLAAATASTSATASTKENS; from the coding sequence ATGGAAACAGGTTCCAACATGACCGGAAGTGTCGTGCTCGTGACCGGCGGAGTTCGCGGGGTGGGCGCGGGCATCAGCCGCACCTTCCTGCGGGCCGGGGCGACGGTGATCGCCTGCGCTCGCCGGCCGGGCGACAACCCCGTGGAGGTGGACGGGCGTGCCGTCGAATTCCTGCCGTGCGACATCCGCGACCCGGAGCAGGTGCAGGGTCTCGTCGACCGGATCGTCGAGCGCCACGGCCGGCTCGACGTCCTGGTCAACAACGCCGGCGGCGCACCCTTCGCGCTCGCCGCGGACGCGAGCCCGAAGTTCCACTCCAAGATCGTCGAACTGAATCTGCTCGCCCCGCTGCTGGTGTCCCAGGTCGCGAATGCGGTTATGCAGCAACAGGACTCGGGTGGCGCGATCGTGAACATCTCCAGCGTCAGCGGATCGCGACCGTCGCCCGGCACCGCCGCGTACGGTGCGGCGAAGGCGGGAGTCGACAGCCTCACCACCAGCCTCGCGGTCGAGTGGGCGCCGAAGGTCCGGGTCAACTCGGTGATCGTCGGCCTGGTTCGCACCGAACTCGCGCACCTGCACTACGGCGACGACGCGGGGATCGCGGCGGTCGGGGCCACCGTGCCGCTCGGCCGGATGGCGTGCCCCGAGGACGTCGGCAACAGCGCGGTATTCCTGGCTTCACCGCTGGCGGCGTACGTCAGCGGTTCCACACTGACCGTCCACGGCGGCGGCGAACGCCCCGCCTTCCTGGCGGCAGCAACAGCATCCACCTCAGCTACGGCATCAACGAAGGAGAACTCATGA